The segment gcacaaaattaagcaccacataattagaagaaaaatatggacagtagttattttttaacataatttctatttcatAAGTTAAAgcgaaagatataaagtaaatgaattgaccgtgacgtcactcctcagtattgcatagtaattccatactaacaaatcgttttgacagttcataaaaagaagctgatttgactagtaggaaactagcctattttcagtacagatggtgtattttttacgcactagtgcgagaagtggttcattatatgccaggtccaacttcggagggccatctgtacagaaaaacgtcgtacgatacacgtgcgaaaaggaaatacgtaactcgtgtcgatttattaACACTCCCTttagtcgtgttttaatttatcgccactcgtttcgaaattccttttttacgaacttgtatcgtaatgtactaatttcaGACacaacatatcgtcactactttgaaaaaaacttgtatcttcgtctgtcaatgaaaataaaattgtagtaagtatgtatggaatgcatatagacttactgcgttttaactttgaggagaagcatgagatacgagattttttcaaagtagtgatgaTATCCATATTTAAACACAAaacaaacaacaacaaaaaTAATGCTAATATAGAAACTTACAGTAAGCTAGAGTTGTGCAGCATCTGAACAATCTCTCCAACGGCCTTGAGCTTTTCATCGGAGATGTTGAGCCAGTTGTTGAATGCACAGGTGAGCTTAGTCCGGATCTGCTTGCCCGGCACTTGCAGGATGTATGTGTAAGGCATCAGGATTTTctgaagtattaaaaaaatatactagtGACAGACTACTCAGTACTGGGATGTATGGAAGACTGCAGACAGCAGTGCCACAAAAGATAACCCGTACAAAAAACATGCACATTAGTGAGACAATTAGTAGAAAGGTAAATTAGTAggacatatttacataattagggttccgtagccaaaatggcaaaaacggaacccttatagtttcgtcatgtccgtctgtccgtctgtccgtctgtccgtctgtccgtctgtcacagccgatttactcggaaactataagtactacagtgatgaaatttgatgggaatatgtgttgtatgaaccgctacaaaattatgacactaaatagtaaaaaaaaggaattgggggtggggcccccatacatgtaactgagggatgaaaatttttttttcgatgtacatacccgtgtggggtatcaatggaaaggtcttttaaaatgatataaagttttcaaaaaacatttttcttaaagtgaacggtttttgagatatcagctctcaaagtcgtaaaaagtatgtccccccccctctatttttataactacggggtataaaattctaaaaaaaatagaggtgatgcatgctaattaactctttcaacgatttttggtttgatcaaagtatctcttatagtttttgagataggttgatttaactgtaattttggcaggtgtataaattgacataataagtttattatatttgctgctacggaaccctttgtgcgcgagcccgactcgcacttggccggtttatttATCTATAAGGTCATTAGTGTGTTGTTGTTTCTTAGTCTAAATAATAGGTCAGTTTAAGGGATTACCTCTTTATCTTAATACACAATGGGGgacttaatataataaatacagtagctgaaataatattatgatttgaATTAGGTTTCTGGAGGATATTATTTTCAATTACCAAGTAGTTATAATATTTGAGTCTTTAGTATACAgataatagtatttttagtTAACAGACTTAACAGATTAGACAGAAGGACAACATATATATATTGCATTTATATAGCATTTAATCATTCACCTCAATGttaaatgtataaatatgtgaATATTTTAACTTTCAATGTGTTTAAACCAACatgcagaaaaaaaaattttagttaaattattaaaaagaggtatttataattaaattacttcACTTTAAATTACTGATGTAATGAATGACAAAACATGTGTAACAATCCAATAAGAATAATTCCaacatttaaaaatgaatgggTGACAATATGGGTCAGAGTCACTATTGTTTGTTTATCGACATAAAATAGGAATGCTGTTCAAATGCAGATTCGTTCCCTTATCGTCTCATCGATGGCTCGTGCGCGCTCACGGCGCCTGACCGTATAATGCGACACTTTGCGGCAAAACTGACACTGTTTTACTAACTGGATGAGATTTGTAACACACTTCAGATATACCCGTAAAACATTCGATTAATAattaaacacactttcccaaaaaataacacatttacaataaaacaatagcGGCAAATTGAAAAATAACCAACTATGATAAAAAGCTAAAAAAATATGCATTGTACCTCATCATGACCTTTGTCGCCGCTCTTAGTGAATGCTTGAGACATGTTCGctatttttgttagtaattaaataattttcagAACACGACTGATTTATTAAATCGATTTTTTACCGGACTGCGGTGTGGTGTAGCCCAACTCCGCCCAATCAAGCCAATGTGAATTTGCTAAGTGACAGTTTGTCAGACGAGACAATGGGACAAGGCGAGCAGCTGTATTTTGACAGATGTCAAAATGAGGTCAGCTCGAAAACCTATAGTGCATTTTGGTCCTTTCAGTCATTTGGTATTATTCAAAAGTCACCTCAAAATAGTGCTTGAATGTTCAgttaacataaaaaatgcataaACACATTTCCGGCATTATCAATGTTCTTGGAAAAAGCAAAAAAGAGATATAAGCGATTATGAACATTGCACAAATAGAGATCAAtccacagaattataattaaaccagaatgagtagttaggccaaaaagtgtgtccacatgagaggttaaagttggggctggtgtccctctcgcacttattaccactatcaaaatcatttgaatgacgtcatcactgtcattatttggggataccagtcaatattcaaagttactaccaaatctactaatacccaattaaaggtttttaataattgcgcaagtttttggttttatggcttcataataatgacttaccaattcgttacaaggtattaatacccttgcctcgatataatacgaaaataatttaagaagtttataaacttagttatcatcaaatactatgtaaactctacgagttaatacgtgcagcttagtgccaaagttggcaacatgcgatactagcgcccctagcggcatgagttgatcaaaatagtttccgttcatacagtataaaattaaaaaaagtcacacattcttatttttttgttttattccgtctaaaaatgttaaagtagatcaagtaatcgcattttctattttaatttactaaaataaaaggctgacaaactactttgaacaactcgtaccgctagatggcgctagtaaaattgttgccgctccattgtatgggaaacgtcagaagctgcacgtattaactctagagtttatatagtatttgttatcatacaggtaaaaatactactactatagtaatttttaacactggtcacacgtgcgagagggacaccagccccaactttgaccctctcatatggacacacttttgctagtctgtcaagaacgcctttatgcgtcggtgataaggttcaatttagtatggcaaaaaaagtgtgagctcagtccctattgtaggtCGATGGATCAATCATAATGCCATAAACATGGATTTTTTTCTTGAGTAGATGTTGGCAGAATTGGCTGTCAGTTGAGGAAAAACCAAAATTGACAGGCCTGTTGATTGATTTTATTTTCCAAACTTTTCCTgtgttttttaaacaaattaactCTCAAATTACgattgaaaatattaaaacgtATGTTTAGTGATTTACCTCCTAACGAAATTCTCTTTTTGTCTAATTATGGCTACTAAAGAGCTTGCTCTCAATAATTTGTGATTATTATGTCTGCGCGTAATTATTTATCGGCCCGTGAAAAGAATATCAACAGATACATTGATTCCTTACCGCATATTAATTCTCAGAAGTTTAGTTATCGTTCAGAGCTGCCTGCCTTATCAGCTAGCAAGAATAATCTAGTGAACCGTAACTTACCCTATTCATTCGAAGTGCCCTTTCGTTTGGGCAGTGCTGAAAGACCTACCACTCCATTTTCTGATTTCTTTTCGGAGAGTGAGACAGGTGAGTGGTAATAATGTTATAAGGACGAGTATTATTAACACCCATAATTCTTCTGTTAGCTTGTTACAATTTAAGACGAttattaaatccatactaatattataaatgggagagtgtgtgtgtctgtttgtttgtccgtctttcacggcaaaacggagcgacgaattgacgtgattttttaagtggacatagttgaagggatggagagtgacataaggctacttttggtctctttctaacgcgagcgaagccatgggcaaaagctagttatttataagattaaaatgtaggtaataaatGCAAATTATGGACTGCagtattgtaaataaaaatgtaataccTGGTACCCTTAATCATTTACAAAAGTTCCTCATAGAGTTTGTATTTACCTTGGCACAGTACCATATCAGACAAGTAGCCTCAGTAGACatgtagcgtgtcaagccaagttcaagtaacagaactggcgagcagcaccgtgtgttatCTTACATGAACcatttggagccacatttgaccccctcaTAACTCAAAATAGTTTTACATAAACATGCTAAATTTGGCTCAAATATTGAGACTTGCAAGATACATATGTGCTTTAAATTTCATAAACACATCTCAAACGGTTATTTAGATAATAATGTCCAAGAATCGTCATTTttatcatataaaaaaaaataaaggaaaaaaatatacctatagaCATAAATTCTAACCCAGTTCCAGAtgacctataaagttcaaatttGAAATGCTGATAGCAAATTGGAAGCGTAATACGCCGGCATCACGTAATTACAGTTTACAATTATTCTTGTAGGAACCCCAGACTTACGTAGTGAAGAAAGCGACAGCAGTGCCGGCTCAGCATTACGCAGGAGCACAGCAGAAGCCACTCAGACGTTGGCTGCAGAGTGGGAGAGGATAGAGCGGACCCTGTACAATGAGGAGGGGGAGAAAAGCAATCGGCCGCAGATCATCGAGGAGTGCAAGCAGTGGAGGCAGTTGCATCCGCAGCTTAGGTACAtagttaaaaagtttttttacattattttcaatttctagttaaaatatttcacattgtgcATGTATGTAGAAAAGTATTGGAAATTAATCAACTGTTTTGGTGATCATTTTCATTGaattgataagaaaaaaaatgacaaataaTGGATCTTACACACATAATTTtcttgacgaccgatctggcgcagtcggtagtgaccctgcctgctacgccgcggtcccgggttcgaatcccggtaagggcacttatttgtgtgatgagcacagatatttgttcctgagtcatggatgttttctatgtatataagtatttatatattatatatgttgttgtctgagtacccacaacacaagccttcttaagcttactgtgggcctcagtcaatctgtgtaagaatgtcctataatatttatttatatttatttaatatttaattttatctttTACTCGAAAATGTgattaaattttcattttcaactaTCAAGTCCTTCAATAATTTTCTGCCTTCTTCACTAATCATCTCTAGAGTGATATGGGATCAATAACGCCGTGATCACCTATACTTTAATGCAGTTGTGCTGATGATGATGTAATTTGTtgtttcattgtaatttccagGGTCGTCGGAAAAGCTATATCTCTACCAGAAAAGCGGCCATTCAGAGGAATTGAACATGACGAGGTAATAGCTATGCACTACAGTGATTACGAAGGATTCAGTGAAAGTGAAGAGCGCCTCTCTCAGAGCAGTACTGACGTCACTCCACAGAACTCCCCAAGAATATCCATAGAAAACTTGTCCGAGCCCAAAATGCAGCGTGAAAAGGTAAATCTTTTTCCTATATTTGGAGACGAGCATGAGCTTCCCGACTCATTTTGCTCGCTCCTACACATCACGCCTATACAAATACGGAGCCCTTTACACAGGAAACGGCAGAATCCTTTTATAAAATCGGAAATAGCATCGTCGCGATGGATGCGAAGCTCGCGACCTGATTCCTCAGTAAACTATGACCGGAACAGTGCAAAGTCTTTTGTTTCTTTGGATCCGTCAAATTATGGAACGGCTATGAGCGCTTCAGAGCGCAAAAATGCGTTAAATAGCAGAGTGATTACTGCGAAAAGTAGAGATCTGGCCAAATTGGAGCCTCTTCACACCCCTGAGTACCATGACACTCACAGGTTACCCAGTGCGTTCGGCCAACATAATAATGCGAGGAAGGTTTCGCTTCCACCATTATTACTTGAGGAAGAAAAAAGAAAAGTTAGTGCAGGGAAAAAATATAACATAAAAACCAGGAAATCGTCAAAACACGTGTATAATTTGGACAGGGTGAAGTAACCAACAATGATCTCGTCATTGTCAAGGAAAACTGACGAaaatgtaaaactaaattaatataCTGTTGCGGTGACTGGTGAGCGTTGATTTGAACTTTGTTATGGTGTGCAGCAAAAAGGGATACTACTGATAGTACATTTTGCTGGCTAACTTGTAAATAGTCAGGGGTCAGGGTACCATTTCAGGCTGGCTTTACCAATGTTGGATTGTTAAATTTCCCAAGAAGGattattctttttttaacaATAGGGTTGAGTTTCCTTTAATGCTCTGGCTTATTTCAACGAATTTTACCGCAGTTGCCAGCGCATTTGTTGCAACAATTAAAAATACCAAATActttatacagtatttatatctTTCATTATGCCTGTCAAGAGGtgttttgacatttttattgaataatcgGAAGTAAATTTTGAGATGCGTGGTAGATTTTCACAGTTTGGGTTGGATAGCACAAAAGTGGTTTTAAGAATGTACTAGTTTTGCTCTGGAAGTTAGTGGACTATGGAAGTGAATGTAGCAGTATTATTAAATGTAGTATTAAAACGTGTCTAGTCAATTACTGTTAAGGTTTGCGACTGTGCCTTTCATCTGTTGATAGAATGTTGTTCATTTGTGTGTACTAAGGGAGTGCCTTAG is part of the Leguminivora glycinivorella isolate SPB_JAAS2020 chromosome 3, LegGlyc_1.1, whole genome shotgun sequence genome and harbors:
- the LOC125242627 gene encoding uncharacterized protein LOC125242627, with amino-acid sequence MSARNYLSAREKNINRYIDSLPHINSQKFSYRSELPALSASKNNLVNRNLPYSFEVPFRLGSAERPTTPFSDFFSESETGTPDLRSEESDSSAGSALRRSTAEATQTLAAEWERIERTLYNEEGEKSNRPQIIEECKQWRQLHPQLRVVGKAISLPEKRPFRGIEHDEVIAMHYSDYEGFSESEERLSQSSTDVTPQNSPRISIENLSEPKMQREKVNLFPIFGDEHELPDSFCSLLHITPIQIRSPLHRKRQNPFIKSEIASSRWMRSSRPDSSVNYDRNSAKSFVSLDPSNYGTAMSASERKNALNSRVITAKSRDLAKLEPLHTPEYHDTHRLPSAFGQHNNARKVSLPPLLLEEEKRKVSAGKKYNIKTRKSSKHVYNLDRVK